Proteins co-encoded in one Scatophagus argus isolate fScaArg1 chromosome 11, fScaArg1.pri, whole genome shotgun sequence genomic window:
- the LOC124066911 gene encoding ras-related protein Rab-17-like isoform X1 has product MGESLPRVPGGAQLHSRALSRPVQTLRVKMVLLGGSGVGKSSLALRFGKDEFKNSSPTVGCAYLTRVVHLTNVTLRFEIWDTGGQEKYHSVTPLYYRGAHAAIVIYDISKRETFVRAQVWLQELEKHYIPGTTVIWLVGNKGDLAQDRQVSVQEGQSLANDKGLSFTETSALSGDQVRELLLDIAHRVHEGIAEQQGGLSEWTETPTVDLHQRSTLSPGASCCRVGP; this is encoded by the exons ATGGGGGAAAGTCTCCCGAGGGTGCCAGGAGGAGCCCAGCTCCACAGCAGAGCTTTGAGTAGACCGGTGCAGACCCTCAGGGTTAAGATGGTACTTCTGGGAGGCTCAGGTGTGGGAAAGTCCAGTCTGGCACTGCGATTTGGCAAGGATGAGTTCAAGAATTCATCACCAACTGTAGGCT GTGCCTACCTCACCCGCGTGGTGCACCTGACCAACGTCACTCTTCGCTTTGAGATATGGGACACAGGAGGGCAGGAAAAGTACCACAGTGTCACCCCGCTTTACTACAGAGGAGCCCACGCCGCAATCGTGATCTATGACATCAGCAAACGG GAAACATTTGTGAGAGCTCAGGTGTGGCTCCAAGAGCTCGAGAAGCATTACATCCCAGGAACTACTGTCATATGGCTGGTGGGGAACAAGGGAGATCTGGCACAGGATCGACAAGTCTCAGTGCAG GAAGGACAGAGTCTGGCCAATGACAAGGGCTTATCCTTTACAGAGACATCAGCATTGTCAGGGGATCAAGTCAGAGAGCTGCTTTTGGACATAG CCCACAGAGTACATGAAGGCATCGCGGAGCAGCAGGGAGGTCTGTCAGAGTGGACCGAGACCCCCACTGTGGATCTGCATCAGAGAAGCACACTCAGTCCTGGTGCTTCCTGCTGCAGAGTTGGACCCTGA